The following is a genomic window from Cupriavidus taiwanensis.
GTGATCTTCTGCGAGCACAAGAACCTCTACGGCCTGGAGGGTGACGTCCCCGAAGGCGCCTACGCCATCCCGTTCGGCGAGGCCAATATCGTGCGCGACGGCAAGGATGTGTCGATCGTCACCTACGGGCTGATGGTGCATCGCGCGCTGGAAGCGGCGGCAACGCTGGCGAAGGAGGGCATCGAGGCCGAGGTGATCGACCTGCGTACGCTCTCGCCGCTGGACATGGACACGGTGCTGGAGTCGGTCGAGAACACCGGACGCCTGGTGGTGGTGGACGAGGCCAGCCCGCGCTGCAATATCGCCACCGATATTTCCGCACAGGTCGCGCAGCAGGCCTTCGGCGCGCTCAAGGCCGGCATCGAGATGGTGTGCCCGCCGCATACGCCGGTGCCGTTCTCGCCGACGCTGGAAGACCTGTATATCCCCAGCGCGGCGCAGATCGTCAACGCCGCGCGCAAGACCGTGAAGGGAGGCAAGCACTGATGGCCACGCCTGCAATCACCCCGATCGTGATGCCCAAATGGGGCCTGTCGATGAAGGAAGGCACGGTCAATGCCTGGCTGGTCGACGAAGGCACCGAGATCACCGTGGGCATGCCGATCCTCGATGTGGAAACCGACAAGATCGCCAATGCGGTAGAGGCGCCCGACGCGGGCACGCTGCGCCGCAAGGTGGCGCAGCCCGGCGACGTGCTGCCGGTGAAGGCGCTGCTTGGCGTGCTGGCCCCTGCGGAGATAAGCGATGCGCAGATCGATGAATACGTGGCGGCTTATGAAACGCCTGCGGACGACGGCGGCGACGAGGACGCCGCCGCCGCGTACCAGTTTGCAGAGGTCGACGGCATCCGGGTCCGCTATGCCCGCAAGGGCGACGGCGCCCAGACCGTGCTCTTCATCCACGGCTTTGGCGGCGACCTGGACAACTGGCTGTTCAACCTCGAACCGCTGGCCGACGCGTACACCGTGGTGGCGCTCGACCTGCCCGGCCACGGACAGTCGTCGCCGCGGCTCGCGGGCACGACGCTGGCGCAGATGGCCGGCTTTGTAGCGCGCTTCATGGACGAGACCGGCATCGACGCGGCGCATGTGGTCGGCCACTCGATGGGCGGCGGCGTGGCCGCGCAGCTGGCGGTGGATGCGCCGCAGCGGGTGCTGTCGGTGGCGCTGGTGTCGCCGGTGGGCTTCGGCGACGCGGTCAACAGCGACTATACCGACGGCTTCGTCAAGGCGCAGTCGCGGCGCGAGCTCAAGCCCGTGGTCGAACTGCTGTTTGCCGACCCGGGGCTGGTGAGCCGGCAGATGCTCGACGACCTGCTGCGCTACAAGCGGCTGGACGGCGTGCCCGAGGCGCTGGGCGCGCTGGGCCAGGGCCTGTTCGGCGGCGGCCGGCAGAGCGAGCAGCCGGGGCAGCGGCTGGCCGACAGCGGCAAGCGCGTGCTGGTGGTGTGGGGCGGCCAGGACCGCATCATTCCCGCCGAACATGCCGAAGCCGCGCCGCCGGGTGCCACCGTCAAGGTCTTCCCCGACGCCGGCCATATGAGCCAGATGGAGAAGGCCAATGACTTCAACGCGTTGCTGAAGACCCACCTGGCCGGCTGATGCCGACCGCGGACGGCGCCAC
Proteins encoded in this region:
- a CDS encoding acetoin dehydrogenase dihydrolipoyllysine-residue acetyltransferase subunit, yielding MATPAITPIVMPKWGLSMKEGTVNAWLVDEGTEITVGMPILDVETDKIANAVEAPDAGTLRRKVAQPGDVLPVKALLGVLAPAEISDAQIDEYVAAYETPADDGGDEDAAAAYQFAEVDGIRVRYARKGDGAQTVLFIHGFGGDLDNWLFNLEPLADAYTVVALDLPGHGQSSPRLAGTTLAQMAGFVARFMDETGIDAAHVVGHSMGGGVAAQLAVDAPQRVLSVALVSPVGFGDAVNSDYTDGFVKAQSRRELKPVVELLFADPGLVSRQMLDDLLRYKRLDGVPEALGALGQGLFGGGRQSEQPGQRLADSGKRVLVVWGGQDRIIPAEHAEAAPPGATVKVFPDAGHMSQMEKANDFNALLKTHLAG